TGACTCCTCGGATTTTCTTTTTGTTGAGCACTTCCAATACAGCCTCAGCAATTGGTCCACCAAATTGGGGATCTGTACCTGTACCGAACTCATCAATTAGCACCATGGTCCTGGCATTAGCAAATTGTGTAAAGTGCTTCATTTTTGACAAATGGGCGCTATATGTACTCAAATCGCTATCAATTGATTGATCATCACAATATCAGCGAAAAATTGCTTGAATACTCCCAATTTAGAAGTCGGTTCACATGGAATCAGCAGTCCAGATTGAAACATCAACTGCAGAGACCTACCGTTTTCATACAGACCGATTTTCCACCGGCATTCGGTCCTGATACCAACAATACACGATCAATATCGTCTATTTTGAGGTTCAATGGGACAACGGAATGATGACCTTCTTGTTTGGAAGCCAGATATAACAATGGATGTTTTGCATTTACCAGAAACACTTCTGCTTCTTTGGAAAGTTCTGGCATCTGAGCATCGATGTCCAAAGCAAAAAGAGCTTTTGCCCTCACAAAGTCCAATTTGGTTAACATGCCATGATAGGCAAACAATAAAGGGACGTGCGGGCGTATCTCTGTAGTCAAGGCAGTTAGAATTCTGACAATTTCTCTTCTTCTTTCAAATTCCAGGTCCCTGACTTTATTGTTTAAATGGAATACTTCTTCGGGTTCAATATAAGCTGTTTGTCCTGTCGCTGATTCATCGTGTATCAAACCCTTGACTTTTCTTTTGTTTTCAGCCAGGATTGGGATACCATAACCTTCCATCTCTTATAGTTAGGCTTCCATCAGCTGTCCAGCCATTCTGCTGGGCTTGCTTATAAACAGTATCTAATCTTTTTCTGGCCTCTTTGTTCTGCTTTTGAAATCTGTGAGGTAATCTCCAGCAACAATTTTGAGGCATTGTCTTTTATTTTTTCCTCTTTCATCAATAATCTGTTCGATGCTTCGGAGAATATTTTTTTTTAATTGGCAGATGTTCAAACAATAGCTCAAGGTTTGGATATTGTTGAGCACGATCGTTGAAATACCGTATAATAGCGTAAACGGTCCTTAAAGAAAGCAATACTCTATGGAATTCCTCTTCTAATAGAAAGGAGCCTTCCACTTTTGCTTTCTCAATGATTGCTTTTATGGGGTAAAATGGTCAACAGGAAGAGGCGCATCATGAACCAACAGATCTTTGAATTCATTTGCTTGGCGCAAGAAACGGTCGATCAAATCCAGTTTTACTTGCGGTTGGATTTTGTCCACTAATTCCTTTCCTGGCTCACTGAGACATTTTGCCTTGATCAGTTCTTTTATTTCGGTAAACCCTAACTTTTCTACTGCGTTCTGTGGATAAATCATTTCTTATTGTACAACTGCGGGTCTTTCTCTCGGTCTTCTTAACGGTTTTAATTTTTGATTCCGCGGATTAAATGGTACTGTATCTATTTTTTCCAGTGGAGTTAACTCATTTGGATTTGGTAGAGGTTGTAACGTATCAGGTACTGTTTCTAGATTCGGTTGCTGAATTGTCGGCACCGGACTGTCGCCAATAGTTTCAGACCCTCTTTTTTTCAAAAATATTCTTTTCCCAAAATGGCATTAAACCAACAGGTTGGTAAAATCTACGAGTTCGTTCTGCTATTGTCAGTTCTGACGTATCTGCCTTCGCATTCATGATCATGTTGGTCATGATGGAGGCATTGTTTTGCAGTTGAGTCACTCTTCGAATACTATCTTGAGAGATCGCATTTTGCAAGGAATCAGTACTATAGAAATTACGTTCTTTCTTTTCTAAACTTTTAACTACTTGGTCGTATGTTTTTTACCGTTAACTTTGGATCTCCAAAATAAAAGTTGACATTCTTGTTAAAGGATGTTGAATCGAGTCCATATTTTGCAAATAGCTCTTCATATAAAGGGTCAATAACCTTTTTGGCACTATCTACAGGGATGTTTGAGATATATCCATCGAGGATATGGACGTCTGTCATTAACTCTACCATATCATCTTGAGGTAAATCCCTTCTGGAACCTTCTTTTTTGCAAGAAATGCTTATAAAAAACAACGGAAGTAATCCAAGTATTAATCGATGCATTTTGTAAATTTGTACAAAAATACAGAAAAGCTTGCACATAGCTTTCTTAAATTCATCAATGCGAACCCTTTTCATCATGAATATAGCTAATAATATTACAGAATTACAAAAAGAACTAAGCCCAATTGGCGTTACATTGGTTGCCATCTCAAAAAACTAAGCCTAACGAGGACATTATGGAAGCTTATGAGGCAGGTCAGAGAATATTTTGGTGAAAACCAAGTTCAAGACCTCGTTGCCAAATATGAAGAACTTCCTAAAGATATAGAATGGCACTTGGTTGGACACCTTCAAACCAACAAAGTAAAATACATAGCACCCTTTGTGAGCCTTATCCATTCTGTAGATTCATTGAAAGTATTAACCGAGATCAATAAGCATGCTTTGAAGAATGATCGAACAATAGACTGTTTATTGCAGATTTTTATTGCTGATGAAGACACAAAATTTGGGCTTGACCATGCTGAAGCTATAGAATTGTTGCGCAGTGAGGAGTATGAATCCCTTAAGAATATTAGGATCAGAGGATTGATGGGCATTGCCAGCAATACGGAAAATGAAAAAATCATAAAAGAAGAATTTTACGAATTGAAAATGCTTTTTGATGGCATAAAAACGACGTATTTCCGTAAAGACGAAAATTTTAATATCTTGTCTATGGGTATGTCCTCGGACTATAAGATTGCCATCGAACAGGGTAGTAATATGGTACGATTGGGCAGTACAATTTTTGGAAAAAGAGTCATCAAACATTATAAAGCACAATAATGAGTTTAACCATTCGCGATGCTGTTCTTGAAGATTGTCCAAGATTAATGGAATTGATCCGAGAATTGGCATCATTTGAAAAGGCCCCACAGGAAGTGACCGTCAGCATGGAGGAATTTGAAGATGCGGGCTTCGGAAGCAACCCTGTTTGGTGGGCTTTTGTAGCAGAATATAATGGCCATATTGTTGCCATGTCCTTATACTATATTCGTTATTCAACTTGGAAAGGACGCCGGCTTTATTTAGAGGACATCATCGTTACAGAAGAAATGCGTGGAATGGGAATTGGAAAAGAACTTCTTGACCATACCATAAACTATGCTAAAGAAAATGGTTTTTCTGGAATGATGTGGCAAGTATTGGATTGGAATAAACCTGCCATAGACTTTTACAAGAAATACGACACGAAATTAGATGAGGAGTGGATAAATGTTAGTATCGATTTTTAAAACAACGAAAATATTATTCTTAGGGACGATCCTTTTAATTGGCACTGCAAGTTCATGCCAAAGTAATAAAACTGATGGTTCCAAAACCCATAAACAAAACATCAGTCCAAGGACGGATTCTTTATCCTACAGGGATACCTCCATTATGCAAATCAGCCCATATTTTGCTGAAAATGATGGAAATGCAGATACGACATATGCTAAAATTACTTATCCAATCTTTTCAGACAGCGCCATGAACAACATTGTTAAGGCCAACATCCTATTGGATGGAGAGCCTTCAATTGAAGTTTATCTTGGGAATTTTATAGAAAGCTATGGGAATTTTATTGAAGAAAATAATGTTAAGTATAATCTAGCTTGGGATAAAGAAACTATTGTAAGAGTAGAATTGAACAGCCAAGATCTCATTATGCTGAACAGTTCCACCTATGAGTTTTCTGGTGGTGCCCATGGCAATTCATTTACCATTTGGAGTGTTTACGATGTTCATAATTATGAAAAATTAGAACTGAATACGTTTATTTCTGAGAATAAGATGAAAGAATTTACTAAAATTGCAGAAAGATTCTTTCGTAGAGAAGAAGGTCTAACAGATACGGCCAGTTTGGAGGGTGAATATTTCTTCGAGAATGACGAATTTGCATTAGCTGCTAACTATGGTATTTCTAAGGAAGGTATTATATTCTACTATAATTCTTATGAGATCAAGCCATATGCTGCGGGACCTACTTATCTTAGCATTCCTTATGAAGACATTCAGGATTGCATGACCCAAACTGGAAAGAATTACATAAAAAAATTAAAAGAGTATTATAATTCAATTCAGTAGCATAAATGCAGGTTTTTAAATTTGGCGGTGCCTCCGTTAAAAGTGCAGAGAATATTAAAAATGTAGTTTCTATCGTTGAAAAACACCGAGATTCATCATTATTGATCGTTGTATCAGCCATAGGAAAGACAACGGATAAATTAGTCAGAATAACTGAAAGTTATTTGAAGCAAGACGGGGAATGTTTTGCACTATTGGACCAATTAAAACAGGAACATTTTAATATTTTGAATGAATTATTTCCTGCCCCTACTCATCCTGTTTATGATGATATTGCGAACACTTTTGTAGAAATCGAATGGATTCTTGAGGAAGAACCTCAAGATGATTATGATTATTTATACGACCAGATTGTATCTGTAGGCGAACTTCTTTCGACCAAGATTGTTGCTGCCTACTCTTCTTACCAAGGCGTACCGACACAATGGGTCGATGCAAGGGACTTTATTCTTACAGATAATACTTACCGTGAGGGAAAGGTAGACTGGGAAAAAACCGAGGACAAAATAAGAAAGGATTTACCTACTATATTGGATGATTATGTTGTAGTTACCCAAGGATTTATAGGGTCTACTTCGGAGAATTTTACGACAACTTTAGGTCGTGAGGGTTCTGACTATTCAGCCGCCATTTTTGCAGCAAGCTTAAACGCAGAGAATATCACTATTTGGAAGGATGTTCCTGGTGTATTGAATGCGGATCCTAAATGGTTCGATCAAACCGAACTGATTCCCGAATTATCATATACAGATGCCATAGAATTAACTTATTATGGTGCAACTGTTATTCATCCAAAAACCATCAAACCCCTTCAGAACAAAAAGATTACCCTGAATGTTCGTTCATTCATTAATCCTGAAGAACCGGGTACACAGATTAAAACAACGAACCAAACATTACCTGTACCGTCCTTTATTTTTAAGGTAAATCAAGTATTCATCAATATACAACCGCGTGACTTTTCGTTTATCGTTGAGGACAACTTGAGTCATATTTTTGATTCATTTCACCAAAACAGAATCAAAATCAACATGATGCACAATTCAGCGATCAGTTTTTCTGTTGCAGTTGATGATACAGGAGAAAATGTACTGAATTTGTTGGAACAACTCAACAAAAGATACAAGGTTTCTGTTGCTGCGGGTCTTGAATTGATTACGATTCGCTATTATAATCAACAAACAATTGACAGGGTATTGGTAAATAAGGAAATTATTCGCGAACTTAAGGATAGTTA
The Sphingobacterium daejeonense genome window above contains:
- a CDS encoding aspartate kinase, which translates into the protein MQVFKFGGASVKSAENIKNVVSIVEKHRDSSLLIVVSAIGKTTDKLVRITESYLKQDGECFALLDQLKQEHFNILNELFPAPTHPVYDDIANTFVEIEWILEEEPQDDYDYLYDQIVSVGELLSTKIVAAYSSYQGVPTQWVDARDFILTDNTYREGKVDWEKTEDKIRKDLPTILDDYVVVTQGFIGSTSENFTTTLGREGSDYSAAIFAASLNAENITIWKDVPGVLNADPKWFDQTELIPELSYTDAIELTYYGATVIHPKTIKPLQNKKITLNVRSFINPEEPGTQIKTTNQTLPVPSFIFKVNQVFINIQPRDFSFIVEDNLSHIFDSFHQNRIKINMMHNSAISFSVAVDDTGENVLNLLEQLNKRYKVSVAAGLELITIRYYNQQTIDRVLVNKEIIRELKDSYTCQMLVKNKDE
- a CDS encoding GNAT family N-acetyltransferase; this encodes MSLTIRDAVLEDCPRLMELIRELASFEKAPQEVTVSMEEFEDAGFGSNPVWWAFVAEYNGHIVAMSLYYIRYSTWKGRRLYLEDIIVTEEMRGMGIGKELLDHTINYAKENGFSGMMWQVLDWNKPAIDFYKKYDTKLDEEWINVSIDF
- a CDS encoding DUF4296 domain-containing protein, giving the protein MHRLILGLLPLFFISISCKKEGSRRDLPQDDMVELMTDVHILDGYISNIPVDSAKKVIDPLYEELFAKYGLDSTSFNKNVNFYFGDPKLTVKNIRPSS
- a CDS encoding DUF3298 and DUF4163 domain-containing protein, producing the protein MLVSIFKTTKILFLGTILLIGTASSCQSNKTDGSKTHKQNISPRTDSLSYRDTSIMQISPYFAENDGNADTTYAKITYPIFSDSAMNNIVKANILLDGEPSIEVYLGNFIESYGNFIEENNVKYNLAWDKETIVRVELNSQDLIMLNSSTYEFSGGAHGNSFTIWSVYDVHNYEKLELNTFISENKMKEFTKIAERFFRREEGLTDTASLEGEYFFENDEFALAANYGISKEGIIFYYNSYEIKPYAAGPTYLSIPYEDIQDCMTQTGKNYIKKLKEYYNSIQ